The genomic stretch TTCCAGTACGACCTCTCAACTTTGAAAGCCAGAGATAggcttaaaactaaataattatggATTGTTAGATTATCCGTAACATGTAAGGCgtgtttaaatattataataatatatctaagtaTTACTTAACTAAGATATTTACTAAACTTCGCATAGGAGGTCCCTATAGCAGGAAGCGTGCAAAAAGCCTTTTTATTCGAACGATAATTTCATAAACATATGTATCAAGTGCTCGGCGTTTCTATCGGAGGGCCTACTCTGAAAtccgaaaattgaagttcgtatcgtaccatctctctcactctcgtattaaatacagTAGAACCCGCTTAAGACGATTTTGAGGGGACCTAGCAAAAAATACGTCTTAACCAGGAAATCGTAgtaaacgtgaaaaaaaaactagtacctACCTGATTTTTGTTTCTGATTGTTCATCGTAAACTTTTAATATGGTCTTTCTATGACTCTTTATTCTTGCAGTGATTGCTTCTTTTATTTTCGACACCACTGAACTAACGCTAACGCGAATGAAGATATGAATTTTAAGACTCACAACAATTGAAACTTAAAACAAATCAAATCTAAGTGTAGGTAGTGTAAATCTAAGGtatacggtcaaggacttcaattcataggccaccatggaaccatttcacagtaaacgtcaaagtgacatcgcattaattaacaatgaaaaggtgatgaattaaagtcctttaCCGTACGAACCAATTAGCCGATCGCTTAGTCAGGGCTACAAACTGACGAGTATCTGGACAGGAGGAAGTGTCGCCAGAATCGCGTCCCCTTGCGTAATATTAGTACGACATGGTTAGTCCCAATTTTTTACACCAGAATACATAAGCTGGTAAGGTAACATTGAACTACGATGCAAGgtggctaataataatataattttagataGCATATTAAGCGGGAAGCGAGTCGTGTTAACCGTGAAAAAACGTATGAAAATAGGCCTAAAATTGCAGGGACCGGCGTAAAATGGCGTATTATGCGGGTAATCGTATTAAACACTTTAGTACAAGTGTCacagggacggaacgacacgaacttggaatttcgtagtagccccccagttcGTGTTAAAATCGTTTTACCGTAATTTCACTTTAATTTGAATTATGCTCCATAATCTTCTAGCATAATTTGTGCGAAAAAAACGAGTAAAACTGATGGGAACGCGGCAGTGCCCGCGCCAAATCAATTGCGGGACCCACTGCCTTGTCATCCATTTCTCAAAGCATTTCGCCGTATTTTCAAGCCTATGTAGAGTAGCGCTCGGTTTCAGTTGAAAGCTGTAATTCTGTTTATTTGACAAACTAGGGAAACTTATGAGAACAATTTCAAGtttatctataataataatttcaagttGAAGTATACGTTCATTTGCTTAGAATTAATAAGGGTGCAAAGTTCGTTGGAAACTGCCTGATTAAGGATCAAAAAAGCTGAAATAGTATTTGTTTAATACCTAGAGACAGACTTAGCATGGAAACAGGGTTTAGAAACCAGATTGTCATGATTTTGGAATACGTGACAGAAAAACTCGAGAGCCGAACATAGTATATTTAGATGAATGTTTTCTGAtgataaacaaaaattaaagatCTAGAAAATATGTTGACCTCACCCCAGCCGGCCCAAACTATGGAAGATACCGAATTGCCCACTGAGAAttgccggttttttataatatGTTGGTAGGTATTAATTGGTGCAAATACGAGTACGatcagagcggcggcgcgcagtgcgcgtgttgcagcagccgctgagtcgcgttgctccgaagacgaagggctacggattagcccgaaacatgtcgagctaaactcgatttaagacgtgagttatccgggtcattatatttaatatgagtgagtctcacggtagtttcatgttcaaaacgaGTACGATCCGGTTACAAACCATCAAAGTAAGATCACTTTCTAGCGCTTAGCTCGTGGGCATTTAGCTTTAGGTTAGCAAGCACTGTTTAAAGTTACTTAGGTCCCCAAATTAAGGCATAACAAACTGGTGGAACTTTGTAAACCTAATTTTTNNNNNNNNNNNNNNNNNNNNNNNNNNNNNNNNNNNNNNNNNNNNNNNNNNNNNNNNNNNNNNNNNNNNNNNNNNNNNNNNNNNNNNNNNNNNNNNNNNNNNNNNNNNNNNNNNNNNNNNNNNNNNNNNNNNNNNNNNNNNNNNNNNNNNNNNNNNNNNNNNNNNNNNNNNNNNNNNNNNNNNNNNNNNNNNNNNNNNNNNNNNNNNNNNNNNNNNNNNNNNNNNNNNNNNNNNNNNNNNNNNNNNNNNNNNNNNNNNNNNNNNNNNNNNNNNNNNNNNNNNNNNNNNNNNNNNNNNNNNNNNNNNNNNNNNNNNGGGACACCTAActataatgaaaattataaagtaaaattataaaaaaatactaggtattaAAATCGATGCTGTGGGCGAGGTGGTAGGCCCATATAAAGGATAGCaatctttgtaaaaaaaatggatcTCCTCACTGGACAGTCTCAGTCTCGACGTCGAGTAAACTAAATATACTTCTTTCCTGAAACGAGTTTGATAATGTCAAAGGAAAAGCAATGCCCTATTCAAATTATAGTATGAACTTTTGTTCTTGTTCTTCTTGACCTTGTTGTTGTGTATGGTTTGAAAGTCTTGCTTTAAAGTGAAGGCGAAATTGAATGCGTTTCGGAAAATCACAGTTAAACCACGCTTGTTAGTTGTTTGCTGATAGTAATCAACagtttccagttttttttattcaataaacaagTGGTcctttttttggaaaattacTAGCCactattaataattattgtataataattGGCGAGTCATCACGATGTAGTAGGTACACATAAacttaaattacttacttaaaaccctaaaaaaccagctaataatagtaatataatctttatttcggaatacacAGGACTCCATAGATGATTAGTAACAGAGCTTATTTCCTAAATttagtacttaaaattaatcaattaaattaaattatatgagcattaatttcatttaactaCTAAAAACTGTCCTAAACAATCATCCCAAAAATTATGGAGACGCGTTTTCAAGAAAAGGCTACAATCTGACTCTTAATTCCTGGCTACAAGACAAAAAATaaggctatttaaaaaatatatatgttttagCTGACGGAAAGTACGGTCCAGACGTGTCTCTGAACGAATTCATCCGTACCGTAGCGGACCTGCGCGGCACTAAAGCGATGTGCCACGAGGGCGGCTGCGGCGCGTGCGTCGTCGCCAtacgcgccgccgcgccgcccaccAATGAGATGAGGACTTTTGCTGTCAACTCTGTAAGTTAGAACAATAATTTTGAAGTCAACTAAAAGAATGGCTCGCAGTATAGGACATAAGTCATGCCTTGGGTAGTTTTAGGAGGCCTCTTCGGTTTAtaggaatattactgcaattttctgccttcagagagcagcactagcacaaaaccatAAATACAGTATCTTAAATTCTACATtatcataaattatttcaattatttttttggtaatatGGCTCTATCGTTActttcgatgtaaatatcatgtaattttgttactttttttttatattaccactttgtcggcgtgactgatctgagcttagccgcggacagacggaccgacatggcgaaattataagggttcctagttgactacggaaacCTAAAGATGACATACATTCAATAATGTTCAAAgaaatttttaatgtacttcATCAGTCACTTTTCATTTCAACCTGCAAATTGTCTTCTCACAACAAGTTCATTCTACCTCGCAGTGTCTCGTTTCCATCCTTTCATGCCACGGCTGGGAAATCACCACAGTGGAAGGGATTGGTAATAGAACAATGGGTTACCACGACATCCAGACAAGACTGGCCAAGTTTAACGGCACCCAGTGCGGATACTGCACTCCAGGATGGATCATGAATATGTACAGGTAGGTAACAAACTTAAATAAAgatgaaaattaattataaacttGTGCCGAGCTCCTATTTTTTAATGCAAATCAAACTTTGTGCTTCAACCGTTGTCGAGTTTGGATCAGTTACATTGATTGGTCCGAATAATTGCCGACGGGTTAGGCTAATAAAAGTACAGTAAAGCGGGAGGCAACAGCAAAAgaaacaagagcgtgtcggacacgcccaaaatagggttccgtagccattacaaaaaaaaacaagtatcttcacggcacttacgtccttttgttgagaagcgcagtttttcggcaataactcaaaaacggtatacccgatcatgttgaaaccaattttccttgaaagtattttcattttttagcatatttttttggtttacaagatagagagGGGGGGCACAAGTTATGCTACTTTGGGAGCTATTATTTCCGGAATTCTTCActtaatcaatttttttttgagaaaccttaaataaaatattttcaaaagagctTTTCGTTGAtgccagttaaaaaaaactttttcaatttctgttacgtgtatggagtgccccccctatacatatttatttttgtaatttaactacaaaactaaatagcggcttttacaagacatctttactccaaatttcattgaaatacatcttgtagttttcgagtaaaatgcctgtgacatacggacggacagacagacagacagacagacggacttgacgaaactataagggttccgtttttgccattttggctccggaaccttaaaaatggaATCAGGCGTGGCGTAAAATGGCGTAACTTTgcaagtgttaaaataaaaccttgCTTTTTGCGATCTaccttattagttttatttatttaattgactgACTGCGTTTAAACGTGTTGGCCCGAAGAAGTAATTCAAACTACTTTAATTAATGTctcttcaaaattattttttatgtacaatagacGTACATCTATTAAACATAGTCAAAGATTGCACAATACaagtatttacaatattttttatcttcaaCAGTTTGTACAATGCTAAGAATGGGAAATTAACTACGAAAGAAATAGAAAACTCATTTGCCGGGAACCTATGTAGATGTACAGGATACAGACCCATTGCAGATGCTTTTAAGACCTTCGCTTCAGATGCTGACTGCAATCTTGTAGATAAACTGACAGATTTGGAAGATTTAGGAATGTTCAAGCCCTGTGGAGTTAATTGCACCAAAAAATGTCCACATAAGAACAAAGAAAATGATATTCTTCTaggaaaactaaatttaaatcaaGATAAAGATACCCCTGAAGATGATTGGTGTGTTGTTGAAGATTCCGATAACAAACTTACTGTTTTAGAATACGGAGCGCAAAAATGGTATAAGGCGTTTACACTTGAgcatgtttttaaaattatggcAATGTGTAAGGAATATAAACTGATAGCTGGGAACACTGGACaaggtaaacatttttttaaactcaaaAACATTATAAGACTTAACGCCAAATACATAGCATGTATTTACTTTCTAGGTGTATACCATGTTGAAAGCTATCCTTCAAATGTGATTGACATATTTAGCGTGGCTGAAATCAAAGGATACGTCATAGATGTGAACCTGATTCTTGGGGCTGGGATGACCCTGACTGACATGATGGAGCTTTTTCTCGATCTTTCTTCACGCAACGAAGAATTTTCGTATCTGAAACAGTTTCATGAACACATGGACTTGGTAGCGCATATACCAGTGAGaaatgttagtaagtaaaaaaatctattgtatttttttttgtatttgaacaatgtattttaaattgaatgtaTTGTGTTCTTTTGCAGATTGGAACTATTGGAGGAAATTTGTATATGAAGTATTTTAATAATGATTTTCAATCTGATCTATTTTTACTGTTTGAAACTGTAGGAGCGATGTTGACAATTGGTTGGTAGTTTATTTGGTATACACAATTTTAACTAATTGtcatattttatgaaataaacccggataactcacgtcttaaaactTGTTTAGCTCTACATGTTTTGACGTGTGTCGAGtcgacgtgagttatccggttttACTTCATTAAATATGACTGAGTTTCACGGTTATTATtttgacttattattttttgcgaAATTTATTAATTGGCCCTCTTTTCATAATTTAAGTAACTGTTTCGGTTATTTGGCTATTTTAACAATAAAGGTGTTTTTGGCAGGGTTGAGGCTAGTGGGCGCTACAATTCGATAACTATCTTAATGAACGTCTGTAAGACGCTTAtatcatttatataaataaatgaaaatattatttttagttttatattgttagtGCTTTAGTAGGAAAATACGAACTAAAAACCAAGAACAAAAGATACAAAACACGACATTCACggcaaactgtaaaaaaataagttttgaaAGATATAAGCGCGTCAGTTCCGTTTTTCGCCACGTTCATCAAGATTTTTGTCACTATATAATTTTCTAAGATATAAATTCTGCTATGCTTCTTctcattttcacatttatatatcATTTAGCCAGAATGAGCCAACCTCAAGAAAGTTTGTAACGTCAAATCGCACATCTAGATTGAAATACAACATTTTTTAGGCCTTTCAGAAAGTAAATGTACGTAAGTCTAAATTTAAATAGTACtcaattattttgatttgatatcGCTTTAGATCTAGGCGTGTGAAATTTATCTCACGATACTAAGGCTATCTCGTAATATTCCGTCTGtcagaaaaccctcattgcatgtgaattttattaaatgtgTTTTTAAGCTGAAGGAGTACACACAACGAAAACAATGACACTACCGGAATTCCTTAAAATGAATATGAAACGAAAAATCATACTCAACATTATGCTTCCGCCGCTTTCAAAATGCTGCTCTGTAAAAACTTACAAGGCAAGTGTTTTCAAGAGTTAAATGTGTTTAAGTTAATTctgtagaattttatgtacatAAACGAGCAGTCACAGAACCTATATAGCTCTAGAATCACACCATCTTAACGATTATCATGACTAATCGGGTAAAATTATtatcacaatttttttagaTCATGCCACGATCTCAAAATGCTCACGCTGTCGTCAATGCaggtttcatgttcaaattcAAACGTGACACTACTATCATAGAAAAAGTATCGTTGATATTTGGCAGCATATCAGCCAGCTTCATTCACGCCAGCAAAACTGAAGCCTTATTGATTGGCAAAGATCTTTTTACTAATGAAACTTTGCAAATAGCGGCAAAGTCGTTATTTGATGAAATATTGCCTGAAGAAGCTCCGCCGGAACCTTCTGCTGCTTATAGAAGGATGCTAGCTGTTAGTCTCTATTACAAGGTATATCttgaattcatttttatttatctctacTAAACTAAACAAGCTTTTAGTTTTACAAAAGTTTACtgcatttatttataaccaataaaaactattcttaaaaataagtgaatatttttttcaggcaattttatatttatgccCGGAAGATAAACTAGATCCCAAACATCGTTCCGGTGGGACAGCAATAAAGAGGAACACATCTAAAGGAACCCAAATGTTTGATACTGATAAATCTGTGTGGCCCCTTAACCAACCCGTTCCTAAAATTGAGGCTTTAGTGCAATGCAGCGGTGAAGCCAACTTTGCCAATGACCTGCCGTCGAAGGTCGGAGAAGTTTATGGAGCATTTGTCTGTGCTGATGCCAATTCTGGAAGTATTATTAGTGGATTTGATGCGACTGAAGCTATGGTAAGCAACAAACAAATCgttttattataacattttcAAAAGTAACTTATAAATCAAGAATGAAGAGAAACAACAATTAAATCTAAGCTGCGACATCATAtgattttcaacaaaaaatagtaTATATAAACATTTAAACTTATCAAATTACTGTATAATTCTATGAATACTTCATTGTTTTCAGAAAATAACAGGTGTTGTAGCATTTTATACTGCGCAAAATATACCAGGAGACAACGTATTCACTCCTCTAAACGTGCCGCTAATTCAAGCTACTGAAGAAATCTTATGCTCCAAAGAAGTAAAGTTCTATGGCCAACCTGCCGCTATTATTGTGGCAAATAGAGAAAAAATAGCGAACAGGGCAGCAAAACTAGTTAAAGTTAAATATgcttcaattaataaaaatagaccACTTTTAACTCCACAAGACGTCCTAAAGTCTCCTGAGCGCTCcaaaagagtaacaaataataaaacagtagaaCCTGTTGATGTTGGCCATGATGTGAAGCTGGTACTTAAAGGCGAATTGAATTTGGAGACGCAATATCATTACTATATGGAGCCACAAACATGTGTAGTAAAACCGACCGAGGATGGTATCGAAGTATACTCTGCAACGCAGTGGCTTGACTTGACTAATGTGGCTGTTGCACAATGTCTGAAGGTGCCCGCAAATAGGTTTGTACCAAAGCAAGATGTATCATTACCCTCCTATATGTAGATAGCCTCTCTTAGACTTCTGAAGATGTAGAATAATCCAGCTGATACCTATTCCCACACAGTTTTTGATGTTAACTTTCTGCTTTGATTCTTGCCTTTCCCTATTAACTTATTTTTCCACTTCTAGTGTTAACGTCATCGTGCGCAGAGTTGGCGGCTCATATGGAGGAAAAATAACACGGTCCGTTCAAATTGCCTGCGCAGCTGCAATCGTTTCCCACTTACAAGGCAAAACCTGCAGATTCGTCGTACCGTTACAGACCAATATTAAAATAGCTGGAAAAAGAATACCAACACATTCTAACTTCGAGGTAATATAGTGTGAATTAGAcacataacattaaaaaataaatattactggcTGTAGAAACTGTTATCACTGTATTCAGGTTGGAGTTAACAATGAAGGTGAAATACAGTATTTGAGGAACATTTTTTATCAAGACAATGGATGTGCACCAAATGAAACGATAGGACATTTGACACTCAATCATTTTCTTAATTGTTATGACACAAAACGATGGTATATTGAAGCCAATAGTGTCGAAACTGACACACCCTCAAATACTTGGTGTAGAGCTCCATGtaagtaatttgtatttttttgttcttgtagatttccgtaaaaaaataaattcttttaccATAATATTAAACGCAAGAGATTTCCATATACCAATAACTAATTTTTACGCATTTTTAGCATCAACTGAAGGTGTAGCTATGAttgaaaatataattgaaataatagcTCATAATCTTGGCAAAGACCCAATGGAAATAAGGGCTAAAAATATGGCTAAAGGAAACAATCCGATTCCCGAATTAATAGATCAACTGAAACAAGACTCGAATTATGAAGCTAGGCTAAAAGAAATAGTCGGCTTCAATGGAAATAACAGATGGAGAAAAAGGGCAATGAAAATAATACCAATGACGTACGAGCTTTTCTACTTTGGCAATTACAATTCCATCGTATCCGTTCTACATGGTGATGGGTCGGTAGTTATAACTCATGGAGGTATTGAAATGGGGCAAGGTATTAACACAAAGGTTGCTCAAGTAGCTGCGTACATACTCGGGGTTTCGCTAGACAAAGTAAGCATCAAGCCAAGCACAAGCTTCATTTCTCCCAATACCATGACAACTGGTGCTAGCATCGGAAGTGAGTGCGTAGTTTTTGCTACAATGAAAGCAtgtgaaattttaatgaaaagatTTGAACCTATAAGAGAAAAAATGGGTAAACCATCATGGGAGGAGCTTGTTGAAAAAGTTTTCAAAGCCGGAATAGATCTACAAGCTTCACATATGTTTTCAAATAACGACGGAGTGaagccatattttatttatggagTGGTTGCTTTAGAGTTGGAAGTTGATATTTTGACAGGAAACCATGATGTCAGAAGAGTCGACTTGCTGGAAGATACTGGCAGAAGTTTGAGTCCAGAAATTGACATAGGacaagttagtttttttttattaaataatgtatttctgTGACTTTAAACACAAATTCAGAGGATTAACATGAAATTTGATCCGTTTCGCCATCCGTAGaaagattatatatatattaaatttttaacacttTTAAACATCAGCTATGATATGATAACAACtagaaaatatagttttttttgttggtgTTTTTTGAAGTAGACTATATCTAAGTTGTGTTTTGGTACCCTTAACTTTCAGATTGAGGGTGCGTTTGTCATGGGCCTTGGATATTTTACGTCTGAGAAGACGATCTATGACCCTGAGTCCGGTAGGTTGCTTACCGACCGCACATGGACCTACAAGCCACCGGGGATCAAAGATATACCTGCTGATTTCAGGGTATACTTTAAGAGAAACGCTGGCAATCCTTATGGTGTCCTTCAATCTAAAGGTACCTTCATCATTGCCATTTTACTTAggcttataatataaataccttAGGATATCACAGACATCGACAGGCGGAGATTACATGTAGAAAGGCTAATTTCTCTGGAGATTTCTACAAGATACTTCATAAGAAGCATTTAGATGTGAATCGACAAAGATCATAAAatatagaattaaaaataattctattttaattttacatatgAATTAATTGAATCTTGTTCCATGGCAGTATGAACCTGCAAGATACATAACTTGATTTATTTCAACTAAATAGCAGTTCATTTGCAAAAAATCGCGTTGGCTTACTTTTCGAAGTTATTTAAACTATttgaactaattaaaaaaagatattcTAAATTACCGTTTCAAAGcgttagtcatcatcatcatcatatcagccgtaggacgtccactattggacatataCATTTTACCTCTAGTTGCTTTGGTTgggagcggcctgcatccaccgcgtaCCTGCGGGTTAAACCCAGTCATCCGTCCAACTCGtgagtggacgtcctatgcggCGCTTTCGGACCGCAGTCTTCATTTGAGAACTTCTCGGCCCCGACGAgcatctgttctccgtgttaTATATATGGTCTACCTATTGCTATTACCATTTGAACaagctattttttaaattctgctggatggcaaacgagcaagtgggtctcctgagtTCATGAGGATAAGGTATTATTTGATATGCAATTTACTTAAAAGGATAAAAGGTTATATTGTGTTACAGCCACGGGCGAGCCAGCTCTGTGCCTCTCTTCAGTGGTGATACACGCTTTGCGAGAGGCGGTGCGATCCGCACGTCTCGACGCTGGATACAAAGATGACTGGGTCCATATTGGTTAGTATAGATGCGGCTTTCAATTATTTTTGAGCGGCACATGCTTTAATGGGACTCCATGACTAAGACTCCGGTTGCCTGCCTATTCAGCCATCGGTCACAagtgtgtaattataattttgaaccATAACTAATAGTACACTTGAAAAGTTATCTAAGAACTGTACGCTTCCCGCGGCGTTACTCAAGTAAATTCATGTTAAatgattcaagcctcgttgtTACCATAaagttcaaaaattaaaaaaaaaatacaataagatagTCTTGCTTGAATCAGGGTTAAATCAGGCAGTCGAAATAAAATtctgcggtgtggaaagcaagAGTAagccaccacactattttcctaaGAAAACCGTCGTGGAATCTCACTATTGATCTTCAACCGGCAACCATAACCTTTTTATAAGAGCGTTACGACTTTGAATAATAGATAATTACAGGCacaatattaaaactttaaGTTTCACGATCTTGTTTTACATTTCATTAGTAAAATAACCTTCTTAATTATGTTCCTCCTATTTCTTAAAGTAAGAAATTGTGCCTAAGTCTTTGATCTAAACGTTTTCCGCAGGcagaaattaatttaaagtgCCCACTCTTTAGCTTTTGGAAATAGAAAGCATAGTTAATTGGGGGAAAAGTGAAATTTCCAGTACGACCTCtcaactttgaaagccatagaTGGgcttaaatctaaataattatgGATTGTTAGATTATCCGTAACATGTAAGGCgtgtttaaatattataataatatatctaagtaTTACTTAACTAAGATATTTACTAAACTTCGCATAGGAGGTACCTATAGCAGGTAGCGTGCAAAAAGCTTTTTATTCGAACGATAATTTCATAAACATATGTATAAAGTGCTCGGCGTTTCtatcagagggcctactccgaaatccgaaaatcgaagttcgtatcgtaccatctctctcactctcgtaaaagtaaaaaacctgcacaataataaacacttcccggacatgtccgggaagtaatgccactttttttttattatcgcaTCAACGCATATAACTATGGGCTTCCCGGTCGATTTTTCCAACATTCATGACAACATTTCCGAGCAAGTtggagaaaaataaattatacttaattatttatgttacaTAGAACAAACATTTAGAAGGTCAGAACTACGTTTTTTTAGCTCCGAAGGTATAAACCTTCGGAGCTAAAAAAACGTAGTAACATTAGACGCTACGGCGTGGTACTGAAAAAGTAGTGCCATGCGTTAATTTCCAACCACTACTTTCTCTGTCATTATTCCAAATGTATGAGCTAGGAGTTGACCCATTTTAAAGAGGTCAAAATAGTAAGAGTGTATGTTAACTTCTGTATCTTTGACATAGATGAAcaataacttataaaaaaaaccatttaaattttttgaacCTTTACCCTATTTGGGTATCCTCATTTTTATTCTTGGTTAGTCACTGTGATGATCCGCAATTTTCTATAATGTATATATTTGaccttattgtattttattacagAGAATCCGTGTACCGTGGAAAACATATTCATGTCAATTGGGCACAAATTGGAACACTTCAAACTTACATGAAAATGGCCCATAGAACTAATGAACAAGCCATTCTTGGAAATGAGAAGACGCGCattgaataatgaaattaatggTGGCAGTTTAAGTTAGAAGTAGTTTGCGTGTATTTTTATAGTTTGTATTTGCATCTTAATTTGAAGTCATCGTTTAACGATCACAGAATTATAACGCATTCGCTTTTCTTTCGTTCAAACgatataagacgagggtagaaagagaaaacctagctttaaaaaaatacg from Choristoneura fumiferana chromosome 7, NRCan_CFum_1, whole genome shotgun sequence encodes the following:
- the LOC141429383 gene encoding xanthine dehydrogenase-like: MCHEGGCGACVVAIRAAAPPTNEMRTFAVNSCLVSILSCHGWEITTVEGIGNRTMGYHDIQTRLAKFNGTQCGYCTPGWIMNMYSLYNAKNGKLTTKEIENSFAGNLCRCTGYRPIADAFKTFASDADCNLVDKLTDLEDLGMFKPCGVNCTKKCPHKNKENDILLGKLNLNQDKDTPEDDWCVVEDSDNKLTVLEYGAQKWYKAFTLEHVFKIMAMCKEYKLIAGNTGQGVYHVESYPSNVIDIFSVAEIKGYVIDVNLILGAGMTLTDMMELFLDLSSRNEEFSYLKQFHEHMDLVAHIPVRNIGTIGGNLYMKYFNNDFQSDLFLLFETVGAMLTIAEGVHTTKTMTLPEFLKMNMKRKIILNIMLPPLSKCCSVKTYKIMPRSQNAHAVVNAGFMFKFKRDTTIIEKVSLIFGSISASFIHASKTEALLIGKDLFTNETLQIAAKSLFDEILPEEAPPEPSAAYRRMLAVSLYYKAILYLCPEDKLDPKHRSGGTAIKRNTSKGTQMFDTDKSVWPLNQPVPKIEALVQCSGEANFANDLPSKVGEVYGAFVCADANSGSIISGFDATEAMKITGVVAFYTAQNIPGDNVFTPLNVPLIQATEEILCSKEVKFYGQPAAIIVANREKIANRAAKLVKVKYASINKNRPLLTPQDVLKSPERSKRVTNNKTVEPVDVGHDVKLVLKGELNLETQYHYYMEPQTCVVKPTEDGIEVYSATQWLDLTNVAVAQCLKVPANSVNVIVRRVGGSYGGKITRSVQIACAAAIVSHLQGKTCRFVVPLQTNIKIAGKRIPTHSNFEVGVNNEGEIQYLRNIFYQDNGCAPNETIGHLTLNHFLNCYDTKRWYIEANSVETDTPSNTWCRAPSSTEGVAMIENIIEIIAHNLGKDPMEIRAKNMAKGNNPIPELIDQLKQDSNYEARLKEIVGFNGNNRWRKRAMKIIPMTYELFYFGNYNSIVSVLHGDGSVVITHGGIEMGQGINTKVAQVAAYILGVSLDKVSIKPSTSFISPNTMTTGASIGSECVVFATMKACEILMKRFEPIREKMGKPSWEELVEKVFKAGIDLQASHMFSNNDGVKPYFIYGVVALELEVDILTGNHDVRRVDLLEDTGRSLSPEIDIGQIEGAFVMGLGYFTSEKTIYDPESGRLLTDRTWTYKPPGIKDIPADFRVYFKRNAGNPYGVLQSKATGEPALCLSSVVIHALREAVRSARLDAGYKDDWVHIENPCTVENIFMSIGHKLEHFKLT